The following are encoded in a window of Acropora muricata isolate sample 2 chromosome 6, ASM3666990v1, whole genome shotgun sequence genomic DNA:
- the LOC136919555 gene encoding uncharacterized protein: MSHYNCCVPHCTNSFRNAPYLHYYRIPKDPDVRKKYVVLIRNETLKVNSESTRICSAHFDGGEKLSRTHLPSIFPWTKQMVARRELKRISFEETQKVEQTKKRKTPLTELPLDALCQQSKENFSVDDTSTSVEIQTSLTGDLLNNLHDSLRTREQEIAKLKEEIHRLEKENRNIKEMNSKFQQEMKSLKHALDNNRFDIDQYKDKDDDISFYTGFPDYKTLILCYKTVEQSARNISYEHKRTTLDSNVGRPRVLTKFQEFILVMLRLRLGLFENDLAHRFKVCRSTVSKVVNAWIPFLRREFEPLIAIPQREVLQYYMPDSFKKLLPNVTVIVDCTEFEMERPSALDSQSACYSSYKSRTTMKSMLGITPSGVLCFVSDLFPGSTSDKEITVLSGFLEKLNHGDQVMADKGFNCQDELASVGASLVIPTFLDKKVQFSSKETNHNKVVASLRVHVERLMERIKNWHIFDRKIPITLAPIASDMLVVVSALTNFHPPLIN, translated from the coding sequence ATGTCGCACTATAACTGTTGTGTTCCACACTGCACAAATAGTTTCCGAAACGCGCCTTACTTGCACTACTACAGAATTCCCAAAGACCCTGATGTCCGGAAAAAGTACGTAGTTCTTATTAGGAACGAAACGCTTAAAGTTAACTCTGAGAGCACACGGATTTGCTCGGCTCATTTTGATGGAGGAGAAAAACTTAGCAGGACGCACTTGCCTTCAATTTTTCCATGGACAAAGCAAATGGTTGCACGTCGAGAGTTGAAGAGGATCAGTTTCGAAGAAACGCAGAAAGTGGAGCAgaccaagaaaagaaaaacgccGCTTACTGAATTACCACTGGATGCGCTCTGTCAACAGTCGAAAGAAAATTTTAGCGTTGACGACACAAGTACCAGTGTGGAAATACAAACGTCGCTCACTGGAGACCTACTAAACAATTTACATGACAGCTTACGAACACGTGAACAAGAAATTGCGAAGCTAAAAGAAGAGATTCACAggttggaaaaagaaaataggaaCATAAAGGAGATGAACAGCAAATTTcaacaagaaatgaaaagcttGAAGCATGCTTTGGATAACAATAGGTTTGACATAGACCAGTATAAAGATAAAGATGATGATATTTCTTTCTACACTGGCTTTCCTGATTACAAGACTCTGATTCTTTGTTACAAAACTGTAGAACAGTCTGCTAGAAACATTAGTTATGAACACAAAAGGACCACTCTAGACAGTAATGTTGGAAGGCCCAGAGTGCTTACTAAATTCCAAGAGTTTATCCTTGTTATGCTCCGCTTGAGGCTGggattgtttgaaaatgatcTTGCTCATCGATTTAAGGTTTGTAGGAGCACTGTTTCTAAGGTTGTTAATGCTTGGATTCCATTTTTGAGGAGGGAATTTGAACCACTTATCGCCATCCCTCAAAGAGAAGTATTGCAATATTATATGCCTGACAGTTTTAAGAAGCTACTGCCCAATGTGACTGTGATAGTCGATTGCACCGAATTTGAAATGGAAAGACCATCTGCTCTTGATTCACAATCTGCCTGTTATTCATCATATAAATCAAGAACCACCATGAAGTCAATGTTGGGCATAACTCCAAGTGGTGTTTTATGTTTTGTAAGTGACTTATTTCCTGGATCAACCTCAGACAAGGAAATAACTGTTCTCAGTGGTTTTTTAGAAAAACTAAACCATGGTGACCAAGTAATGGCTGACAAAGGGTTTAATTGTCAAGATGAATTAGCTTCTGTTGGGGCAAGCCTTGTTATACCAACATTTTTAGATAAAAAGGTGCAGTTTTCCAGTAAAGAAACAAATCATAACAAGGTGGTTGCTAGCCTTAGGGTCCATGTGGAACGGCTAATGGAACGCATAAAGAATTGGCACATCTTTGACCGCAAGATACCAATTACTCTTGCACCTATTGCATCAGACATGCTTGTTGTGGTCTCCGCTCTCACAAATTTTCATCCCCCTCTTATAAATTAA